AACATAAGTATTTATATCTATGAAAAAACAAATTTAAAAATTTATCAATTTAATATAATTTATCATATTTAGTTCAATTTAGTAATTTATCTTAACATGATTTATTATTATTATAAAATATATAAAAATAAAATATAATTTTTATTTTTCACTTTATAAACGATAACTGGATATATATCAATGCATAATAATAATTCTATTTAAAATTAATATATATCATTATTAAAGTAGTTACAAAGATTTTATATTATTAGCTTTAGTAAATATATGGAACTTACCAACATAATTTATGGTTTTATTTCTAAATTTGAAATTTATATATGGAAGTTAAATTAAATTGGACCTACATAATAGAGAAAAAATATTTCGAGATACTGTTAAGAACAACAAAAAATATTTTTAAAAGAGAAACTATAATATATTGTACTTACAAACTAATTTTGTAGTAAATATTTTTATTTGAAACAGAAAGAATATTTCTTTCTAACAAAACCTTTTAAAGATCTTCATAAAATGTATTTTGAAAATTAATCAATATAAATTGTTATTATCATTAAAATATAATTAAAATATTTATATGATTTAATTTTCGTTCATCAATCAAAAATAAATTTAATTTGAAATTCTAATTATATTTTATGATAATTAAGATTTGAGTTAATTAATTTTTAAAAAAAAATTATCTTGATTCTGAAAAGATTTTCTTAGAATTTTCTCAAACAATATTTATTTGTATTTTAAACAAAAGATAAAGATACTAAAAGATATGATTATTAAGTTATGTAAAATTTGATGAATTTTCTAGAAGATGAGCCAAACAAAAAAAATTACACATGAACAAAGTCATGAATTCTGTTTTAATATATAATATGTTCAAAAAAACGCTAAGCATTAATTACTAATTAGGCGCTTTATATGGGATCAATGTTTAGGTGGACGCCTATATTGATTTTTTTAACGCCTAAACCAATTTTTCTTTAACTTTAGAAAAATCGTTTTGTTATTTTTAGAACACTGGTTAATGTAGTCCGCGATCTTGTTGTTGCACATGCTTGAGTTTTGCTTGTGTTGAAAACATTCAGGGGACGTTCCTAGAGTTGATGGTCAACTGGCTGTGACAAGGGCCTTTGGTGATAAGAGTTTGAAGATGCATTTGAGTTCTGAACCATATGTTACGATGGAAGTCATTGATGATGATGCAGAGTTTCTTATCCTAGCTAGTGATGGACTTTGGAAGGTTTTCGTTCTATCGTAATATTACTCTTAGCGATTCACTAGTATGGTTGGCTGATTATTTAGAATCTTTTAGGTCATGTCGAACCAAGAAGCGGTTGACTCGGTTAAGGGTATAAAAGATGCAAAGTCTGCAGCAAAGCGCCTTGCAGAGGAAGCTGTTGCAAGAAAAAGCTCAGATGATATCTCAGTGGTCGTCGTGAAGTTTCAGTGAGCTCAGTTACGGTTAGTTTTCTGCTCCTATTAGCCCTTGAACCTTTATTATAAGCCTTTTCAGTTAGCATTATTACACATGACAAGGATCAAGCTGATACTTGAGAGTAAACAAACACATTATAATCATTTCTTGAAACAAACAAGATCACTAAACATAATTTGACGCAAGAGTATGATTCGATGTCAATACCACGAGTTACTTTTCTTGACATGGTTATGTGACAATTATTTGGATAATAAGAGAATGTAGAAATAGAAGTGGATGACAGAAGAGAGCGAGCCGTTGATGTGTTTATATATGTTTATCTGATCTGTGCTCGCTTGAATGATGCGTTGATAATAGGAAGTTTCATGTATAGCCTGTTTCTTTATTGATCTGGATCAGTTGACCATTAAACCCTATGGGGCCTGACCCTTCTCCGAAACTGTCACCAGAGGTCTTCCTTCTCCTCTCATTGTGTCCAGCTAAGCGCCCCCGGAAACTTCTTTTAGCTTCATCAAACTCTGATAGCTCATGAAACCTGCTCAAACACCCAAATATATCAAAACTGAAAATGTTTTTTCTTGATAATCCGGAAGAAATTAATGTTACCTGCTGCATTGTTGACAAAAGCGTTGCTTGGCGCCTGCAACAGTTACAGCAGATGCCTTTGCATGAACTTCCCAGAGTTTTTCTCTGCGGTAATACTGCTTAGCCTCAGTTAAGTTAGCAGTGCACCTATCAACCTGGCACAACTGCAAGGGAAGGAGATCTGTGTTAATTAGGATCTCTAGCTGCAAATGTTATGTTAGCTTAGGATTAGAGGAAACATTGTTATATTCAGTTTAAATTTCTACCTTGCCTTCTTTGATTACATGCTGGTTTGTATTTGGTTTTCAGCTTTGCCTTTGTCTGTGGTCGTTGATTGATGCATCATGAATAATTGATCTGTTCTGGACCATGGCAGATAATCGCATTTAGTTGATGCTTGCACACTTTTCTATCATTCTTTCTTTCCGGTGTTAGAAATTTATAATTTTTACCTAAAAAGATTATATTTAGTGGGAGTGCAATCACAGATTAAAATGTGGTAAAAAGTTGAGGTCACTTTACGTAGGAAGTCAATGCAAATGACACTTAGAACAAATTTTGCTAGAGATGCTCTGATATTTAAGGTTTAAAGTTAAGCTGCTCAAAAGAATTTTTCTTCACATAATAATACCACCATAAAGTGACAAATCCTTTACTTTGTTTTAATCTTGTTTTGTTCTTTGAATTGCTAGGAGAGAAGAAGAGAGACCTCTGCAGATTCAATTGTTCATAAGTCTTACCGGTCACTGAAACAAGTAAAGAGTCTTTGAGTTTGGACCAGCTAAAGAATCAGAACATGAAACAAAACATTGGCATTTCCTCTGTACGATGCAATCGTCACCACTTCTATTTGCTCTTCTACTTTTTTTTCTTTCTATTCCAACCTATTTGTCTGTTTGTGAGAATAAAATAAACAGTTCAAGCTTCTCTGCTACTTTTTTTACCTATACATTACAACAGTTTATGAAAGATATATAGTTATAAGTAGTGGCTACTGAAAGAGAAGATATAAAAGGTTTCATAAGCAAAACTGTACTCATGTTCTTGAATCTAGGGGGGGGGGTTGACAAAGCTTACAAAATAAATGTTTTCCCTCCTTTTCTCACATCTCCCTTTTATTCTCTCCATCCTCCAATTTTGATCCTCACTAGAAATACAAATGTTTTAACACATCAAAAGTATATATATGCTTAGAGGTAAACTATATGGGTTTTACTTTCATTTTGTAAGCTATTGTATTCTTTGTAATTTTGTCAAGAACAAAGTGAAAAATGGTAGAATATGATAATTTGTATTCATTTAGTGATCGGTGCCTGTTATAAGTTTTGGCCATACAAGAAAAGAGATGCTATCATATTAATCGACAGGAAGTGAAGAATATCTACACACTATTAAAACTGAAGTACATTTATGTAAATCTCCTTATTTTTTATAAGTATTTACATCAGTGCCACTGTATTTAAATTTGAATTAAAAAATATCAATACTATTAAAAAATAAATATCTTTTTAAGTTCTCTTATTTTTTGTAAGTATATAAATCAGTGCCACTGTATTTTAAATTTTAATTAAAAAAATATTGAAATTATTTGTACCAACCTATCGAATATTTTGGTAGGTTGACAAAGCTTCACTTGTTGACACATCAACAAAATAAATGTTTTCCCTCCTTTTCTCACATCTCCATTTGATTCTCTCCATCTACCAATTTTGGTCCTCACCAGAAATGCAAATGTTTTAGCACATCAAAAGTATATGCTTAGAGGTAAACTATATGGGTTTTACTTTCGTTTTGTAAGCTATTGTATTCTTTTGTAATTTTGTCGAGAACAAATTGAAAAATGGTAGAATATGATAATTTGTATTCATTTAGTAATCGGTGCATGTTTCAAGTTTTGGCCATACAAGAAAAGAGATGCTATCATATTAATCGACATGAAGTGAATAATATCTACACTGAAGTACCTTTTTGTAAATCCACTTATTTGTTATAAGTATTTACATCCGTGTCACTGCATTTAAATTTTAATTAAAAAATATCTATACTATTAAAAAATAAATATCTTTTTAAGTTCTCTTATTTTTTGTAGATATATATATCAGTGCCACTGTATTTTAAATTTTAATTAAAAAAATATTGAAATTATTTGTACCAACCTATCGAATATTTTGGTAGGTTGACAAAGCTTCACTTGTTGATACATCAACAAAATAAATGTTTTCCCTCCTTTTTTCACATCTCCCTTTGATTCTCTCCATCTTCCAATTTTGGTCCTCACTAGAAACACAAATGTTTTAACACATCAAAAGTATATATATGCTTAGAGGTAAACTATATGGGTTTTACTTTCGTTTTGTAAGCTTTTGTATTCTTTTGTAATTTTGTCAAGAACAAAGTGAAATATGGTAGAATATGATAATTTGTATTCATTTAGTGATCGGTGTCTGTTTCAAGTTTTGGCCCTACAAAAAAGAGATGCTATCATATTAATCCACAGGAAGTGAATAATATCGACACACTATTAAAATTGAAGTACTTTTTTGTAAATCCCCTTATTTTTTATAAGTATTTACATGAGTGCCACTGCATTTAAATTTTAATTAAAAAATATCCATACTATTAAAAAATATCTTTTTAAGTTCTCTTATTTTTGTAAGTATATATAATAGTGCCACTGTATTTTAAATTTTAATTAAAAAAATATTGAAATTATTTGTACCAACCTATCGAATATTCCTACTTACCTTAAGCGTGTATATTACCACTTAACTACTTCATCACATTTCGGCCAAACAAAAACAAATTGAGAGCTTGGTTTTTTTTTTTTACTAAAAAATTGACATGCTTGATGAGATTTCTAATGTGCCCTCCTTTGATCTTCTCCAAACAACAAATTGAGAGCTTGATCATTCGTAGACAGATTGGTAAACGTAAAGGGCAGCTTTTTATGGGTTTCATTTTAAACAGCAACGATAGCTTATAAAGTCATCAATATAATTACAACATTTCATTTAAAATAGCAGTGACATGCTTGATGAGATTTCTACTGTGCCACCCTCTAATCTTCCCAAAACAACAAATGTGAGTTTTATTTCTTTGATGAGATTCTTTTGTGTTCATCTGCTAAACAGTGTGGATGGTTGACTCCACAATTTTATTAATTTATTTTTTCTTTAAAAACCCATTACATAATATAGTTGAAAATATAATAGATTTAAAATAACAAAAGTAACATACTCATAGGTATTATAAATTTTTAAAATTTCCTTATTCTAAATAAAAAGAATAATGCGGATCAAAATCTAGTGTTAATTATTGAACATCCCGTTGCTCCCCAACCTCCATTTTGAATAAAATGTTAATTCAGCGGACATTTACAGACTTTAGATTTTTGGGTATTTGTTTTATTTTTTTACTGATTATTCGAATATTCAAAAAGATTAATTATTGGGTCTGAATTGAATACATAATTAGTGCAGTATCATCTTGAAACTCATGAACATATTTTACGAGATATTATCTCTTTATAATATTGCATTCAGTTCTAAGGTAATTTTTATTTGCAATTTCATTGTTCTATAAATCATCTATTTCTTTGTAAATTACGTTTCCACTAAGCTTTTGTGTTCTTCTCATAACTAGAAAAAGTCATACATCAACCAAATCCAAAAAAACTATTTTAACTATTCTTATCCATGAAAGCTCTGATTCCTATACAAGCACCTCCGGAGGCTCCTTCAGCTCCTCCGGCTCCAGCTCCACAAGTTTAAGCTCTGACGGCTCCTCAAGCTCAATCCACCCATGTAAATACACATGAAAAACAAAAAATAATTTTTATAGGTACATTTGAAAGGAAAACAGTTTAAGAGTTTCATCTTCAATTGGGATTAAAGACATCATTGAAGAAAATACCTTTTAAATTTATAATGAAATTTTCAAATCTAATGTATTATAGTGATCAATAATTTTAGATAGATAAATGATATAAAATATCTTTAAATCTCAACCTAATGACACAAACTAATTCTTTATATTTTATATAAATCATTACAAATATTTAATCTAATAATACAAACATTTTTAAAACTGATGAAATACATAATTAGATAACACTATATAACACTAGAATCATAGAAACCATCAATTCTTTCAAATTCAATTGAACTTGATTCAATACCCAGCTTAGTAAATTCTCTTTCTTTTGACCAAAAGTATACAGAGAGGAGAACGCCTATCTAATCTATTAAAATAGAAGTACAAATTGAGACTAACCCTTAAACTTGCACAATATTAACAGTCTAATGCCATTGAAATAATTAAATGAACATACTTTTAAGTAATCTTTGTCTTTTCCAAAATTAATGAAGTAATAATTACTCCTAATTCTATGTTTTTCATGTCTTTTAAAAAATTAATAAAGCATTTCATAAATTAAATTCACAATCAATTAAATATAAATCTTTTAACTTATCTATATCATATTAATATTATAAACATTCATGAATATCATTAATATACACAAAATATTTATGTAACAATATAAGTTACATTTTTGTCTCATTCTCCCCACAATTCACGTTACTCGTTTTTTTTTTGAACAAATTCTTCTTCTTACCAATATAAATATATTACATGCACCATTATAATTATTTACAAACTTACCATGTATGTAAAATAATTTATTAGATATTCTCATAAAATTTTAATCCACAAAAAACAAAATAAAACATTTGAATAGACGCAAGGATCATATTCTAAAAATGGTGGTAATACAATTGACGGTTTACAAGATAAAATAAAATTAAAATATATATAAATTATAAAATTATTATGCTTATAAATGTTATTAAATAATTATTTAACACATGTAAAATTTTAAAATACATATTATCACTTAGACAAAATAAATATTTATTTACAAAAATAAAAGCAAACATCTGCACGGTCGTGGTTTAAATGTACACAAATTTAAATCTATTTATAATTTTTTATCAGTTACATCAAATTTATATTTTCATTTTATTTTCAATCTTAATTGGTATATGTTCCAAATTTCATATTAGTTTAACAATCATTTTATTTTCTTACAAATATTATAACTAATATTTCATTTATAAATAACATGGTAATTCATAATTGTCTATTTTTGTACTTTTTATTTAAAAACAAATTGTTAGCTATATATCTTAGACATGGATCTTATTATATAAATGTTAGATTTTCTATATTAGACCTAATATTGGTGATACATTTTTAGGCTAAAATGCTAAAATATAAAATCAAGTACAAATATAACATTTACATTTAAAAATATGACTACATTAACAAATATATCATTAAATACAAACACAATTTAAATACTCGCGCAGTCGCGCGGATCAAGATCTAGTTTATCTTTATATACAAGCAGTTTTTGAAGATTATCTACAAACAAACTAGTTCATTGTTTTTTTCTTTTCATTTTAGCTAATAAAAGCAAATTGAAATCGAATGTAACAACGGTTCACCCATAAATCTTCGAGAGCAACAAACAAATCATGTTTGAAGAAGTATAAGTAACTATTAACGTTTATTTGGTCTAACTATTAACTAATCATTTGAATGTTACCTACAAATGATATATTTCATGGACATACCTCCGTTTGCTTAAATGCGGTGAAGAAGCGGTGGAACTTGGTGGTAGCTTGTCGAAGGACATAACCGGAGACATCTCCGCCATGAGTTCTTGAGACACCGTCGCGAGTCTCTTCACCGAGAACCTAATCGACATAGTTACTTTTCTTTCTTACTTGATTTTACTGAATCTATTGCTTTCCGACATTATCTCAACTGCCAATGAAGTACTTAGCGAAGGAAGATCCAAACCTTACGGAAGTAAGTGGAATGGTGGAGGACGGGGCCAGCCACCCGTGGACAATGTAAAGCACGTAATTGTGGCCCATTTAGGCCGTTAGATTGTGCCAGATTACAATAAGCAGTAAGCACGTAGGTCTTTAACATAGTTACTTTTCCCACACGTCAAGAGTTAGATTGGCTTTCTTGCAGATCACTAAGTACTTCTATTTCAAACACAATGGCATAACCAAAGAGTCGAAACTATCGTATGCAAAGATGAAGAAAGACTAAGTAAAAGCAGAGGAGCATTAGAAAAACTATACTGAAACTTCTCACACTAGTTGTTGCACCATTCTGCAAGAACTAGATTTAGCTTTTATGTCACATGTAACAAGACAGAGAAATTGAGATTTGTTGATATTATTTGTAATTTCTTAGGAGATGTAATCAGTCAAGTTTCTTGACTGTAATAACTATTAAGTGGATTTTCAGTCCACAATGTTCACTATAAAGTGAATGTTTCTTGTTTTTCAGACAATATTAAAAGAAACATATCAAACTAACATCTAAGGGTTATGACACTATAAGATAACTTTGAAAGTCTATGAAGCAGCTCCTCCTCTCCAACCAGATAAAGTGAATGCCCTTTTAGTGTGTCTTTCCTTCCTTCAATTCACCTTAAAAGTAAAACGCCAACGGAGAGAGCGAGAGCAAGTGCAGCAGATGAAACTCCCCAAACCCAGTATTGATGTGCCCTTCTACGGTTTAGGATGGCTTTAGGGAGAGCTTCTGTTCCTCTCCCACGGTGTTTGTACCTGAAACTTTTCTGCTTTCGAAACAACGACCTATGAACTGCTGAAGTCTTGACCTTCTCCAGCTCATTGGTTACTTCTTGTGATTGGTCTACTTCAAAAGAAGAGTTTGCTGCAGCTTTCTTCTTAGCTTTCTTCTCACACTCCTGAAAAAAAAGAAAGAGTTAAGAAACATAATGATGAATAGGAAGACTTGATGACAATAATAATATAATTTGCCTTGAGTTTCTTTTCAGCTTCCTTTTGAACTCTTAAAGCAGCTTTGGCAGCAGCTTTCTCTTGTAGCTTCTTCTTCCTTTCCATAGCTAACCTAGCTTTCTCTATCTGCTCTTCTCGTTTCCTCTCCTTCAAAGTCTCTTCATCAACCTCTTTTGCTTCTTTTTTCGGATTCTCATACACCGGGAACTCCAAATCTATAACTACACTCTCCTCATCACTTGACCTGTTGAAGTCTATCACCGTCTTCCTCACTTCTTTCTTTTGTTTAGTGGTGACTACATTTTCATCTTGAGACGAGTTGGAGCTGGACTCTTCTCTGTTCCTCTTGTGCATTACCACCATACCTTCCTCTCTATTCTTCCCTAGAGCTTGCTTTTCTTGAACAACCGGAGCTTCACCTTCTTGATCTCTAATCCGACCATCTAAGCTCAGCTGTCTTTCGTAGAGTGATGGTGAGATTCTTTTTACGTAATCATCTCTATAAGCCTTGTCATTGTTCCAACTAGTCATGAATCTATCAACCTGTTTAAAAAATACAGAATCAAGAACAAGTTGCTTGAGTCTTATTCACTTCAAGATCTTAGATGAAATAAACAAACCTCGGAGCTAGAGAGCACTTCAAGATCTCTAACATTTCCAGAGGCAGCTAGTTCTTTAGCTTTCCTCATAACAGCAAGGCTCTGGAAACACGCAGCATTCTAACAAAGAGATAACTCGATGTTAGTTACATCTTTGAGATCATCATCTATTAAGCAAAACTAACAGAGAGAGACAAAAGAATCTTTACCCCTTTGTCTCGTTGTATCCTCAACATCTTAATCCTTTCATATGATCTGTCTCTTAGCTCAAGTATGTGTGCCATTTCTACGTCCAACATCATGATCTTGTTCTGAATCTGTCTTAGTTTGTCACTCAAGAAGTTAATGTTCCATGTAATGGCTTCAAGCTCTTTCTTCACTTCGTTCATTTCCACAGCCATTAACTGATGGGACCAAAAACAAACCCTCACATTATTAGATTCAACAATGTTTTGTAAAACTCCTTAGATCGTTAGAGAGCTTACCTTGAGACGTTGTATGAAAGCTTCTTTCTCTACAAGAGAATCCTCACTTAATACTATCTCACTAGGCTTCTCGGTTTCTTTAAGCACCCAATGTTCTTCCTCCAAACCAATGTTTCCATGTTCAATAACGTAATGTGCTATGTAGATCTGCATCCACGAACATGAACCATGTCTACAATCAGCAAAACTAAAACCATTTTATTGCTACACAAAGGAATGGTTTAAAGAGAGTGTTTGAGTTACAAGATGATTGAGTTCCTCCTTTGAAAAGCTAAGCTGGCTACTGCTAGAGCACCGTTGATTCCGTAGAGCTTCATGTAGAGTATCAAACTCCTTCTTCATCTCTTCGAAAACCATTTTATATCCTTCTGATTTTGGACCCAAACTCTCCATTTGAGCATACAGAGACGAAATCTCAGCCTAGCAAAAATAAAAGAAAAATCTGGTAACGTAAACATCAAGCAACATGGTTAGGGCATCAAAGAAAGAACCAAAAGGGAGGCTTACCCTTTCGGATTTCTGAGCTTTTGAGATATCAATCCGGAGTTTATTACAGTGATAGATCTGTGAATCAGCTTCATTGATCTTGGCTTTGATCTGGGGATCATCATAAGCTGGTCTCTTAACGAAGTAGAAGGAGAAAGGCTTAGCTTCAGGCCATTCATCTTCAGCTGCGCCTCCCGGTGAGCTATCTCCGGAGAAAACAGTGCCGTCTTCTTCGGTGGTGACCGTTGATTCGCCGCAGTTTGAGCCACTAGATTGGTCGCTTCCGAAGAGGATTAGGTCGTTCATCTCCGGCGGAGAAACCACCTCAAAGCCATCACACAGTACAATCTGCGCGCTCATTTTGTTTGGTTCTTGTACAGAGGAGGATCACTGTAAGAACCGTGACAATGAAACTGAGATCGAGACAAAAATCTGAAGAAGAAAACGACAGAATCGAGGAGAAATATTTAAGACAGTGTTTGACAAGAAGAAAGGTGTCGGAATTTACCTTAGAAATCAAATGAGTTTCAGACAGTTTCTTCAGAGTATTTTAGGGTTTTGTCTGAAGAGAAAAAAAATGAAAATCTAATCGGATAACGGATCTCGGATCCTGGATTATCTAAGAATAGTAACCTAAATCGTTCCTACTCCGCCGTTACGACTCGTTCTTATTAACTGTACTCCACATCATTCCTTGACATCTTGCAAATATAGATAACTTGTACAGCAAGATATTTGGAAGATATGGGTTCTCAACAGTTGTAAGCTTCTCCCTGGTGTATGTCGTGCGCTTCTGTCCAAGATCTACTGAGAGAAAGAGACTTTTTCTTTTCTTTTCTATCAATGGAGAGAGAGAAGACGAGAGATCGGCTCAGACAGGTTTCTATTTAATAAAATCTTCTGTCTTCAATACTTTATAAAAAGATTCTCTATAAAAATCATTTCAAGGAAATGTAGATTTAGCCACTCTCTTTTAGGAGATAAATATTTTCTTGTAATTTAACTAACCAAATTTGAAAAAGGTTTTTTTCTCTTTTAATTACAGACAATAAAACAGTAATTATCATCATCATTATGAATTATAGAATATATATTTTTGACCAGGAAAGTGCAGGTTCTTAAAATGTTTAGTGACAAGAAAAAAAAACATCTGTCCATAATGGTTAGTTTGGGAAGTCAAAGTCAACCCTTATTACTTTTTTTGTTTTGGTCAAAAGTCAACTCTTATTACTATATAAGTTGATTACTGCGTTTATGTGTTGACTAATTGACGTTTATGGGTTGACTAACTAATTAATAATATTATATTCCTATTTTATGAATTCATACGTAATATATAAAAGATTTTGCCAAAAAAGAGTTTTATTATTATCATTATTATCATCTTACTTTTATAAACGTTGGTTAAATATGTTATTATAAAATATAAATAATATTACATAGACGATTTTATAATAGATAATTTTATCTATCTTATGAGAATATATCATCTTAAAAAATCTACGCTTGACAATATTTTACATTATTATGAGCTGTCTTGTAAAATCAACATCACCATATTCTTTGTATCTAACACTATACTAAAAGAAGAATATGAAGTATTTAGAGAGTGTCCACGTCCTCAAAATAATCATCCAATCACAGAGCACCAATGTGCCATATCACATTTCATTTTAGTCCACTAAAAATACCACCCGCC
The DNA window shown above is from Brassica oleracea var. oleracea cultivar TO1000 chromosome C3, BOL, whole genome shotgun sequence and carries:
- the LOC106333500 gene encoding proton pump-interactor 2-like, encoding MSAQIVLCDGFEVVSPPEMNDLILFGSDQSSGSNCGESTVTTEEDGTVFSGDSSPGGAAEDEWPEAKPFSFYFVKRPAYDDPQIKAKINEADSQIYHCNKLRIDISKAQKSERAEISSLYAQMESLGPKSEGYKMVFEEMKKEFDTLHEALRNQRCSSSSQLSFSKEELNHLIYIAHYVIEHGNIGLEEEHWVLKETEKPSEIVLSEDSLVEKEAFIQRLKLMAVEMNEVKKELEAITWNINFLSDKLRQIQNKIMMLDVEMAHILELRDRSYERIKMLRIQRDKGNAACFQSLAVMRKAKELAASGNVRDLEVLSSSEVDRFMTSWNNDKAYRDDYVKRISPSLYERQLSLDGRIRDQEGEAPVVQEKQALGKNREEGMVVMHKRNREESSSNSSQDENVVTTKQKKEVRKTVIDFNRSSDEESVVIDLEFPVYENPKKEAKEVDEETLKERKREEQIEKARLAMERKKKLQEKAAAKAALRVQKEAEKKLKECEKKAKKKAAANSSFEVDQSQEVTNELEKVKTSAVHRSLFRKQKSFRYKHRGRGTEALPKAILNRRRAHQYWVWGVSSAALALALSVGVLLLR